In a single window of the Mus musculus strain C57BL/6J chromosome 6, GRCm38.p6 C57BL/6J genome:
- the Nat8f7 gene encoding N-acetyltransferase family 8 member 7 — translation MAPYHIRKYQDSDHRSVVDLFRRGMEEHIPATFRHMLLLPRTLLLLLGVPLTLFLASGSWLLVLLSILTLFLSLWFLAKYTWEKHVMNCLHTDMADITRTYMSSHSSCFWVAESRGQTVGMVAARPVKDPLLQKKQLQLLHLSVSLQHRREGLGKAMVRTVLQFAQMQGFSEVVLSTSMLQYAALALYQGMGFQKTGETFYTYLSRLRKSPMINLKYSLTSPWEGDL, via the coding sequence ATGGCTCCTTATCATATCCGAAAATACCAGGACAGCGACCACAGGAGTGTGGTGGATTTGTTCCGCAGAGGCATGGAGGAGCACATCCCCGCCACCTTTCGCCACATGCTGCTGCTGCCCCGAACCCTCCTGCTCTTACTCGGGGTCCCTCTTACTCTATTCCTGGCCTCAGGCTCCTGGCTTCTGGTTCTTCTGTCCATCCTtaccctctttctttccctgtggTTCCTTGCAAAATACACATGGGAAAAGCATGTGATGAACTGTTTGCACACAGACATGGCTGACATCACCAGAACCTACATGAGTTCTCACTCCTCCTGCTTCTGGGTAGCTGAGTCTAGAGGTCAGACAGTGGGCATGGTGGCTGCTCGGCCAGTGAAGGACCCCCTCTTGCAGAAGAAGCAACTGCAGCTACTTCACCTCTCTGTGTCATTGCAGCACCGAAGAGAAGGCCTAGGGAAAGCTATGGTCAGGACTGTCCTCCAATTTGCACAGATGCAGGGCTTCAGTGAAGTTGTCCTTTCCACCAGCATGCTGCAGTACGCAGCCCTGGCTCTCTACCAGGGCATGGGCTTCCAGAAGACTGGCGAGACCTTCTACACCTATTTGTCCAGACTAAGGAAATCTCCAATGATAAACTTAAAGTATAGCCTCACTTCTCCTTGGGAAGGGGACCTGTGA